CACGGATCCGCACGCCCAATGGGAGACGGCCTGTGCCGGCCAAAGCGGCATCGGTCCTTTGACCCGCTTTGAGATCAACACGGAGTTTCCGGTGCGCATCGCCGGGCAGGTGCCGGAATTTGATGCCGGGCCGTATCCTTTTTTAAGCCCCAGGAAAATGGCCAACTGGCGCTCGCCTGTTTTCCGGCATGCCCTGCTGGTGGTCAGCCGGGCCCTGGAAAAAAGCGGCCTGGAAATCACCTCCGAACTTGCCCCGCGCACAGCCGTGACATTCAGTTCAGCCGTGGGGGGCCAGGACGCGGTGCTGGAGGCGGACCGGCGCATGCGCGAGGCCGGCAAGCTGCCGCACCCCTACACCAATCCCAATTCGTGCATCAACATGGTCACCGGCAAGGTGGCCATTCTTACAGGCGCCACCGGCCCGATCATGTCCACGATTACGGCCTGTGCCACAGGGGCGGCCTCTTTGATCACCGGGGCCATGCTCATTGAATCCGGGCGCGCGGATCTGGCCATTTGCGGGGCTGTGGATTTTGCCCTGGTTGAACCCATTGTGGCCGGGTTTGCCACCATGAACGGGGCGTTCCGGCACAAGCCCCAAAGCCCCGTGGCCCCGGAAGCCGCCAGTCAACCGTTTTCAAAAGACCGGCGGGGTTTTGTGATCTCAGAGGGTGCGGGTGCGGTGATCCTGGCCTCCAGCCAGTTTGCACAAGCCCACGGACTGGGATTTGACGTCGGGCTTGCGGGCTGGTCCATGACCGCAGACGCCCATCATTTCGTGGCCCCGTATGCGCCCACAGTGCGGCGGTGCATCAAAGAAAGCATTGACAATGCCGGCATTGCACCGGCCGATATTGATTCAGTAAACGCCCATGCCGCCTCCACCCGCACGGGCGATGCAGTGGAACATGAGGCGCTGTTGTCGGTGTTTGGCGCAAAACTGCCGCCGGTAACCGCCAACAAATCCATGACCGGCCATGCCATGGGCGCATCCTCGGCGATTGAATCCATCCTGGCGGTTTCGGGCATGCTGGCCGGAAAAATCACACCCACCATCAATTATGTGCCGGATCCGGAAATGCCGGTGGATGAGATGGTCACGCACCTGCAGGCCGCAGACCAGACCTTTGTGCTCAAAAACGCATTTGGTTTCGGCGGATGCAATGCCTGCCTGGTGTTTCAACGATTCAGCTAAAGGCGGTTTTTTTCTGTTATGAAAGCACCTTTGAACAGACGGGTCTTTGTTATTGGTTATGCAGCGGCAACGCCTTTGGGCAGGACCTTTGACAGGACCTGGAACAATGCGGCCGCTGGTCTGGCCGGGTTTGGCCAGGTTACCCGGTGCAGCGTACAGAGTTTAAGCCGTGTGGTGGGCGAAATTCCGGACTGGGATCCGGCGGCGTGCGATTTCGTGGACCCCAAAGAGGCCCATAACTGGAACGCGGATTTTGTGATCCTGACCATGGATGTCTGCCGGGCGGCCCTGGCAGACAGTGGCCTTGAAATCAATGATCAGACAGCACCCAAAACCGCCTGTATGGTAGGATCGGCCCTAAACGGTACGGATGCATTCCGCAAGGCCGCAGAAACCCTGCGTGTCAAAGGCGCCCTGCGGGTCAGCCCTTATCTTTTGCCCAACCTGTGCGCCAATCTGCCCGCGGGCAAGGCGGGCATGATGCTCGGGTTTACCGGCCCGGTTTTCTCCCCCCAGGGGGCCTGCGCTTCGGGAAATTTCGCCATCGGCCTGGGCGCCCGCATGATCCGGGACGGGGACTGTGATTTTGTGCTTGCAGGCGGCGTTGACACCTGTATCATGCCTGAGATCATCCACGGTTTTGCCAACATGAACGCCACCATCAAGGTGGGCAAAAACGACAGAGCCTGCAATGACCCCTCTCTGGCGTCAAGGCCTTTTTCCGTTGACCGAAAGGGCATGGTCCTCTCTGAGGGCTGCGGGGTCCTGGTGCTGGCCGCAGAAGAGGCCATAACGGCACACGGGCTTGTGCCACGGGCCGAGGTGGCCGGGGTGGGCTGGAGTTCGGATGCCTGCCATTTCACGCTGCCAAGCGGGCCAACCATTGTTCGGGCCATTTCAGCGGCCATAGACGATGCCGGGCTGGCCCCGGCAGATATCGGCTATGTCAACGCCCACGGTACATCGACCCGAAAGGGCGATTTTACGGAAATCCAATGCCTGAGGGCCGTGTTCGGCAATTACCTGGAGTCCCTGCCCGTGTCCTCCAACAAGTCCCAGATCGGCCACACCCTGGGCGCATCTGCGGCCATTGAGGCGGCGCTGGGCATCGAGGGCATGTGCCGGGGTGTGATTTTGCCAACCATTAACCATATTCCGGACCCGGAACTCGGAGATATTGATGTGGTGCCCGATTCTGCCCGGGCCGGCGGGTATGAATGCTTTTTGTCCAATGCATTCGGGTTCGGGGGAACCAATTGCTGTATTGTTTTTAAAGGAGTTTGATTATGCGCCCCAAACCGTTTCATCCGGAAGTCTACAACGGTGATCCGCGTTTTGTGAAAAACCGGCACGACGGCTGCATCTGGCACAGGTGCGAAAACCGGACCCTGTATGCGGACACGGACCGCTCCGCGGTTGTGTATCACGCCAATTACCTGCGTTATTTTGAATTCGGCCGGGCCTCGCTCATGCGGGATCTGGCGTATCCATACGTGGATATTGAGGCCAGCGGATATGTTTATCCCATCATTGAACTGGGAATCAAGTACCACAGCCCGCTTTATTATGATGATGCCATGTGGGTGCACACACGGCCCGGAAACCTGGGCAAGGTGAAGCTGAATTTTGATTATGTCATCACCCACGCCCAAACCGGCGGGATCGTATGTACCGGATTTACCGAGCACTGCGCCCTGAATTCCGCGGGCAGGCCCGTTGGGATTGATGAAAACACGCAGAACTTATGGGACATTTTTCCGAAATAAAAACCCTCCCGCCCATGGCGCAAAAAATTGTCCTGCCGGCGTATCTGCAGGATCACGCCTTTGAAGGCAGGGCCCTGTATCCGGCAGTGGAGTCAATGCAGCAGCTGGCAGCAGCCGCTGCCGGGACAAATATCACCGGGCGGATCATGGGGCAGGCCGCGTTTTCAAAGTTTCTGGAGATTGCCCAGGGCCAGGAAGAGATAGATGCTATTTTCGAGCTTGCGCCCGCAGACGGTCAAAGTTTGACGGCCCGGCTGCTGACCCGCCAAAAAATGGCCGCATCGGGTATTACCCGTACAAGGGAGCATGCCCGGCTTTGTTTTTTTTCGGATCACA
The window above is part of the Desulfosalsimonas propionicica genome. Proteins encoded here:
- a CDS encoding beta-ketoacyl-[acyl-carrier-protein] synthase family protein → MHPRSSVIVGYDMVSPLGTDPHAQWETACAGQSGIGPLTRFEINTEFPVRIAGQVPEFDAGPYPFLSPRKMANWRSPVFRHALLVVSRALEKSGLEITSELAPRTAVTFSSAVGGQDAVLEADRRMREAGKLPHPYTNPNSCINMVTGKVAILTGATGPIMSTITACATGAASLITGAMLIESGRADLAICGAVDFALVEPIVAGFATMNGAFRHKPQSPVAPEAASQPFSKDRRGFVISEGAGAVILASSQFAQAHGLGFDVGLAGWSMTADAHHFVAPYAPTVRRCIKESIDNAGIAPADIDSVNAHAASTRTGDAVEHEALLSVFGAKLPPVTANKSMTGHAMGASSAIESILAVSGMLAGKITPTINYVPDPEMPVDEMVTHLQAADQTFVLKNAFGFGGCNACLVFQRFS
- a CDS encoding acyl-CoA thioesterase, with amino-acid sequence MRPKPFHPEVYNGDPRFVKNRHDGCIWHRCENRTLYADTDRSAVVYHANYLRYFEFGRASLMRDLAYPYVDIEASGYVYPIIELGIKYHSPLYYDDAMWVHTRPGNLGKVKLNFDYVITHAQTGGIVCTGFTEHCALNSAGRPVGIDENTQNLWDIFPK
- a CDS encoding beta-ketoacyl-[acyl-carrier-protein] synthase family protein, which gives rise to MKAPLNRRVFVIGYAAATPLGRTFDRTWNNAAAGLAGFGQVTRCSVQSLSRVVGEIPDWDPAACDFVDPKEAHNWNADFVILTMDVCRAALADSGLEINDQTAPKTACMVGSALNGTDAFRKAAETLRVKGALRVSPYLLPNLCANLPAGKAGMMLGFTGPVFSPQGACASGNFAIGLGARMIRDGDCDFVLAGGVDTCIMPEIIHGFANMNATIKVGKNDRACNDPSLASRPFSVDRKGMVLSEGCGVLVLAAEEAITAHGLVPRAEVAGVGWSSDACHFTLPSGPTIVRAISAAIDDAGLAPADIGYVNAHGTSTRKGDFTEIQCLRAVFGNYLESLPVSSNKSQIGHTLGASAAIEAALGIEGMCRGVILPTINHIPDPELGDIDVVPDSARAGGYECFLSNAFGFGGTNCCIVFKGV